Part of the Candidatus Krumholzibacteriia bacterium genome, CCAGCGGGCGCACCGTGCGGTTCTCGAGGCCGAGCTGGGGCGGGCGCATCCCCGGGCTGTGGAGACGGGTGTTCGGGAGTTGCTGGCAGGCGTCGTGCGCGGGGGACACGCGGTAACGATCCGCAGCGACGATCACCGGGCCTATCCTCGCGCCATTGCCGCCGTTGTCCGGAAGATCGATCACCAGGTCACTTCATCAAGGCAGCGCAGGGACGAACGCAATCCGCTCTGGGAGATCAACGTGCTCGACCTCTTGATCCGGCACAGCACGGCGGCGCACAAGCGGGAGACGATTGCGTGGGCGAAGCGGCGGCAGGCGTCGATCGAGAAGCTCTCGATCTTCCAGGTGTGGCGCAACTACGTGAAGCGGCGGCGTGAGAAGGGAGGCCGGGTGACCTCGGCGATGCTTGTGGGGCTGGCGAGCCGGCCGTGGCGGCTTCGGGATCTGCTGAGAGAGCGGTTGTTCTTTGAGAAGGTGGCGTTGTCGGAGCGCTGGCAACAGTACTATCGACGACACGTTGAGACCCGGGCGCTGCGGGTCAACCGGGCCCACGAACTGACCTACGCCTTCTAACGACGGCTCCGGGCAGTCGGGCATGATCGTGCCCCGTCTAGGGACAATCTCCCAGCCACAACCAAAAGGAAACCGCGGGCGGTGGTGCGCAGCGCGCTCAGGCGATGACGAGTTCCACGAAGTTTCCGTCCGGATCCGCGGTGCGGATGCGGCCGGAGTCCTGCGAGCGGGCAGGCGCGGCGGCCGCGGCCAGACGGGCCGCGAGCAGGTCCAGTGACGCGGCGTCGGGCAGTAGGATACTGTAGGAGATCAATCCCAGCGCGTCGGCCGGCGGGCGCGGGCCCCCGCTGCTCGACCACACGTTGGCGCCCACGTGGTGATGGTAACCACCGGCCGCCAGGAAGAGCGCGCCCTCGATGGAGCGCTGGGTGACGCTCATGCCCAGAACCGCGTGATAGAACGCCTCCGTCCGGGCAAGATCCGATACCCGCAGGTGGACGTGGCCGATGCGCGCGGCGCTATCGATTCCACCCCAATCGCCCGGCCAGTCCGAGAGCTCGGCCAGCACCGAATCGAGATCCAGCGGAACCGTGATCATCTCCACCTGGCCGTTGCGAAACGGCCACAACTCCGCGGGCCGATCGGCGTAGACCTCGAGACCATTCCCGTCCGGGTCGGCCAGGTAGACCGCCTCGCTGACGTCGTGGTCCGCGAATCCGTCGATGCGCCACTTCACATCGCCGAGGTGGCGGATCACCATGGCGAGAGAACGCCGCGACGGCACCCGGATGGCCACGTGGTAGAGACCGGTGCTGTGCGGCTCCCGCGGCGGAGCGTCCTTCTTTTCGGTGAGCACGATCAACCCCGGCCCGCGCCCATTGGCAGACAGCGTCGCGGTGCTCGGCCCCCCGCTCACCATGCGCAGGCCCAGCACGTCCAGGTAGAACGCCAGCGATCGGTCCAGATCACTCACGCGAAGGTGCACGTACCCGACGCTCGCGCTTGTCGCCAGCCGGAATTCGGAAGGGTCGTTGGCAATATCCATAACTAACTATAACACAATATATTACAACGTTTGTCTGAGATTGCGCTGGAGTCCAGCACCGGGCGCACGGCCCGGCCCGGAAGCACCCGAAGCAACACCGCAACGTCCGTGCCAGAGACGGCCGGCACAGCGCCTACGCGTCGGCGTCGGGCATCGCGATCCAGAGGATCACGTAGACCAGCGCGCCGGGAAACGCCGCGCTCAAAACGGAGAGAACCACGTACGCGAGACGCGTTCGGTTGGCGGGCCAGCCGAGCCACTCGGCGAGGCCGCCGCACACCCCGGCGATGACGCGGTCGTTCGATTTGCGGAGGGTTCCCTGGGGCATGACGGCTCCTTTCATCACCGATCCAGACGCGCGCGTGCCATGCGCCGCGCCGCCGAGAACAGAAACACCAGCAAACCGGTGATCAGGATGAAACCGATCACCGGCACCAGCACCGCGAGCACCGACGCGGTGACGGACCCTGCCGTTTCGCCGGTGGAAACGGCCGGATTCGCAACGCCACCGGTGACGACGCTGGACTTGAGGCGGGTGAGCACGGTGGCGCTCTGCACCGTTCCCGCCATCCCCGCGCCGGCGATGATCGCCACCCCCCAGCGCACGACGGGGGGTAGATCCGTGACCACCGCGGCGGTCACCGCGACCCCGGCCAGAATCGCGGCCGGCGTGGCGAGGGTGTCGAGCGCATTGTCCAGCCAGGGGACGTAGTACGCGCCCACCTCGAGCACGGTCGCGCTGGCGAAGGCCACCAGTGCCGGCGTGGACGCGATCCACTCGAAACCCGACGATAGCGGTACGTGTCCGAACCGGGCGGCAATGCTGAGCACGAGGAAGGGAACGAAAACACGGAATCCGCACGCCGCCGCGAGGCCCGCCCCGATCATGATGCTGACGATGGTGTCCGGCACGCGATCAGCGCCTCGGGCGCGACTTCTTCCCTGGCGCCGCCGCGATCGGTTTGCGGTACTGAACCACGCGCCAGGTCTCCTCGAAGCCCAGCTCGCTCCAGAACTTCTGGGCGTCCTCGTTGTCGATTTCGGTGTCGGTGGCCATGTCGCGGCAGCCCCTGGAGGCGAACCACGCCGCGGCCGCGTCGGTGAGGGCCCCGCCCAGTCCGAGACCACGGTACTCCGGCACCAGGTAGACGCCCTCGATGTAGCCGACCGGGCCGCCCAGGCACCCATCCACGAGATTGCGCAGGGACACCTCCAGGAAGCCCACGATGTCGCGGTTGGGCGCGCGCACGAAGAGGCACTTGCGGTCCCGCGACGCGAGAATCAGCTTGATCTCACGGTCGTGGAAGGAATCGTCGAGCCCCGCATACATATCGGCACGCATGGCCTTCCACACCACGCGATCTTTCGCGGTGGCCGGCTGCAGCTTGAACGCCGGAGACGCTTTCTTCTTGCCGCCGGCGGCACTGGCTTTCTTCTTCTTCACGGTATCCCCCGCTGGTATGTCATCTGAACGTCGCTCCACCCGTTACCCGGGTGTGCCGTGGACTATTCGAACAGACGGTAGCCAATCACGCACCGTGCCGTCCAGCGCTTCCGGCCCAGGCGGGGTGTCACCCGGCGCGTCCTGTGGTACAATTCCACCCCGAATGGGAGATCGTCTCGTGAAGCTCGCCCGAATCATCGCCACGGCGGCCATCGCCACCCTCCTCCCCCAGGCGTCGCCCGCCGGCGAGGCCAGCGCCGACAGCGCGGCCGCGCAACCGATCTCCATCCCCGCCCCCTCGTTCGACGGACTGACGCGCCCCGGCTATCCGTTGCGCGACGGCATGGACCCCACGTCGAGCGGGCACCTCAATCTATCCCTCAGCATGTCGGCGATGGCGTGGTACGAACCGCCCACCCGCTTCGATGCGGTCCTCCACGGTGCCGGCACCGCCGCCACGCTGGGAATGTTCCTCGGTGCCGTCGGCAACACGCTGGGATGGTTCGACGAGGAGACGACGTGGTGGATGACGGGCTCGCTGGCGGCGGTCGGCGCCGCGTACGCAGGCGTGAAATACGAACCGCAGCCGAAGGTGAGGCTGCAGTGGTCGGTGGGCGAAGACGACGGGCGTTAGGCCGCGTGCGGGTCGCCGGTTTCGCGGCGGCCGATGATCTCCAGCATCGACGGCGTCCAGAAGAACGCGTTCTCGTCGCGCGACCGCACGTCCCACTCCTTCATGAAGGCCTCGTGCACGCCGGGTGTCAACAGCCCGCGTGCCACCAGCGCCGGCACCCAGTTGGAAAAGAAAGACGTCGGCCACTGCCACAGTGGCTCGTCGGGGCGAGCGATACGCTGCAACGGGCGGATGGACTCCACGCGCAGGCCGTTTCTCTCGAACATCGCCGGCAGACGCCGGCCGATTTCCGAGTCGCCCCCCGACTCACGCCACGCGCGGTCGGTTGCGCGCATGACCTCATGGAAGGCCTCGCCCGGCGGCGACAGAAACAGCGCCTGCCAGTGGGTGTAGTCCTGCACCAGGAAGCGCCCCCCCGGCTTGAGCGCGCGCGCCACACCCGCAACCACGTCGTCCGGCCGCGGTGTGAAGCACAGCAACCAGCGCGCATAGGCAAAATCCACGCTTCGCTCGGGAACCTGCAACCCCTGCACGTCCTGCACACTCGCCTCGACGTTGATCACGCCCCGCACCTCGGCCTGCGCGGTGAGATAGCGAATGAAGCGGTCGGACTCGTCCACCGCAACCACCCGGCCGGCGTGGGTGACGAGCTGGGCGAGGTCGAACGTCGCGTGACCGGGACCGCAGCCCACATCAAGCACGCGCGCACCCGGGCCTATGCCCGCGCGTTCCCACAGATCGAACGCCTCACGGCTCCACAGACGGTGCTGAAGACCCAGGCGCACGAGTTCCGCGTCGTTGGTGCCAAGAACGTATTCGTTGGATTGGGTCATGCAATTACTCTATGCGTGGGGACACGCGACCGCCACCGCGGATCAAACTCGGTGGAGCGGTTGTCTTCCTGGCTCACGCGCGCGTCCCGGCTACCAGCTGCGGCCCCTGCGTTTCGAGCGGCCGCTGCGCGCGGGCGGCCTGGAGCCACCGGAACGCGACGGGCCCGACGCCGGGGCGGAGGGCCGCGACGGCGTCTTGCGCTTGCGCGATCCGGAGCCCGACCCCGAGCCGGATCCGGAGCCCCCACGTCCCGAGCCGGAACCGGTGCCGCGCGATGGCCGCCGTGAACTCGGGCGCGCGCTCCGCTCGGCGCGACGCTCGCTGTTGGACAGCTCGAGTTTGCGCTCCGGCCGGGCGGTGTAGTCGAAGTCCGGTACGATGACGCGCGGCAGTCTCTTGCCCAGCTCCCGTTCGATGCGCCGCAGGTCCGCCTCCTCCTGCGGGGACACGAAGGTGAACGCGTCGCCCGTCATCTCGGCCCGGGCGGTGCGGCCCACGCGGTGGATGTAGTCCTCGGCCATCTTGGGTACGTCGAAGTTGATCACGTGCCCGAGTTCCTCCACGTCGATACCGCGCGCCGCGATGTCGGTGGCAACCAGCACCTGGTGCCGGCCGCTCTTGAAACCGGCCAGCGCCTGCGTGCGCTGGTTCTGCGAGCGGTTGCCGTGTATGCGTTCGGCGGACACGCCCTTCTTGATCAGGAAGTCGGCCACGCGATCCGCGCGGTGTTTGGTGCGGGTAAAGACCAGCGCGTCTTCGAGGTCGCCGCGCTGCAGCAGCGCGAGCAACAGGTGCGCCTTGAGCTCCTGCGCCACCGGGTACACCGCCTGGGTGATCCCCACGGCGGGTGCGCTCTGCCGCGCCAGGTTGATCTCCACCGGATTCTTGAGCATGCGCTGCGCGAGGTTGCCGATGGGCGCCGGCATGGTCGCGCTGAAGAACAGCGTCTGCCGGGGCTTGGGCACGTGGCGCAACACGCGCTGGATGTCGGGCAAAAACCCCATGTCGAGCATGCGGTCCGCCTCATCCAGGACGATCAGTTCCAGCCCGCGCAGCTTCGCGTACGGGTAGTCGAAGTGATCCAGCAGCCGCCCCGGGGTGGCGATGATGACGTCCGCGCCGCTGCGGAACGCGTGTTCCTGGGGGCCCATGCCCACGCCGCCGTAGACCGTCGCCCCGGTGATGGGGGTATGCACCGCGAGGTCGTTCAAGTCCTCGAGGATCTGCGCGGCGAGTTCGCGCGTGGGGGTGAGAATGAGCGCGCGCGTGGTGCCGCGCGGCTTCTCGATGAGATCGTTCAGGATCGGCAGCAGGAAGGCCACCGTCTTGCCGCTGCCCGTCATCGCGCACGCCAGCACATCGCGCCCTTCGAGCGCGGGCGGAATGGCGTCCGCCTGGATGGGGGTGGGGCGCTGGAAACCGAGTTCCTTTACGCCACGGAGGAGATTCGCATGCAACTTGAAACCGGAAAAGGGCACGGTGCCCGCCTTTCACGTGTGGTAATGGAGAAGAGTCTGTTGAGGTCGGGACCATAGTAGCACATCCGCGGGGCAGGCCCACGCGACGCCCCCGCTCAGGAACTAGCGAATGGTGTGCCCGAAGGGGGTCAGGGCCAGGGCGGCCAGCTTGCCGTGCTGCTTCGCGAAAGGGATGCCCACGATGGTGATGGCGCACAGGAGCCCGAACAGCAGGTGCGTCAGGACCACCTCCACTCCGCCGCACAGAAACCACAGCACGTTCATGATGACGGTCAGGCACCCGGAGGCGGCGGGCCCGTCCTCCACGCGTCGCCCAAACGGCAAGAGCGCCAGCATCCCGAGCTTGAAGCACTGGATGCCAAACGGGATGCCGATGATGGTCAGGCACAGGAGCACGCCACCGATGATGTACTCGATGAAGAGCAGCAGCCCTCCGCCGAGGAAGATCCAGAGGATGTTGCCGAACACGCTCATCGTCGCTTCTCCCTGCCGACCAGCGCGCGCTTGTCCGCCGCGCGCAGTCGTTTGATCTCGTTCTCGCGCCGCAGTGCCGCGCCGCGATCCTCAACCTGCTCCACGTACACCAGGCGTACCGGAAGCCGGGCGCGGGTGTAGCGGGCACCGCGCCCCGCGTTATGGTCGGCCACCCGCTTGTCGGTGTCGTTGGTCACACCGGTGTAGAGCGTGCGGTCAGAACAGCGCAGAATGTAGACGAACCACGGCCCCGGCATCGCATCACGCTAGCGCGCGAAGCACCCGCACTCGACGTGCATGTAGCCGTGCGCGTCGCCCTGCCACACGAACGCGTCGCTGGCCCCCGGCATCTCCCAGTAGAACGGCAGACGCTCTCTGGCATGATTGCCGATCTCGTTCATGGTGTGGGCGTCGTAGATGCGGCCGTTGATCATGGTGTAGCGCACGGTCTCGCTGTTGTGGATGTCATCCAGCGGGTTCTTGTCCAGCACGATGAGGTCCGCCAGCTTGCCCGTCTCCAGCGAGCCGAGGTCGTGGTCCATGCCGATGTACCACGCGCCGCGCGAGGTGGCGCAGTGCAGCGCCTCCATGTTGCTCATGCCGCCCTGGGTGAACATCCACAGCTCCCAGTGCGCGCCCAGGCCCTGCAGCTGCCCGTGCGCACCCAGTTGCACGCTGGCACCCGCGTCGATCAGGTCCTTGCAGTTTCGGGCCAGCGCCACGTGGTTGAACTCGTCGTCGGGCACCATGGTGCGCCGGCGCGAACGTTCGTCCACCACCGGCCGCGGCGTGAAGGTGAGCAGGCGCTCGTTCTCCCACACGTTGCTCTTCTGGTACCAGTAGTTCTCGCCCCACAGCCCGCCGTACCCCACGACCAGCGTCGGCGTCGAACCGGTCTTGCTCGCGCCCCACAGCGTGGTCACATCCTTGTAGATGGGTGCCACCGGAATGGTGTGCTCGATGCCGGTGTGTCCGTCGAGGATCATGGTCATGTTGTGGAAGAAGAACGACCCGCCCTCCGGCACCACCATCATCTCCAGTTCGCGCGCGGCCTTGATGACCTGCTGGCGCTGATTGCGGCGCGGCTGGTTGTAGCTCTTCACCGAGAAGGCGCCCACCGCCTTCATGCGCCGC contains:
- a CDS encoding VOC family protein — its product is MDIANDPSEFRLATSASVGYVHLRVSDLDRSLAFYLDVLGLRMVSGGPSTATLSANGRGPGLIVLTEKKDAPPREPHSTGLYHVAIRVPSRRSLAMVIRHLGDVKWRIDGFADHDVSEAVYLADPDGNGLEVYADRPAELWPFRNGQVEMITVPLDLDSVLAELSDWPGDWGGIDSAARIGHVHLRVSDLARTEAFYHAVLGMSVTQRSIEGALFLAAGGYHHHVGANVWSSSGGPRPPADALGLISYSILLPDAASLDLLAARLAAAAAPARSQDSGRIRTADPDGNFVELVIA
- a CDS encoding PspC domain-containing protein — translated: MPQGTLRKSNDRVIAGVCGGLAEWLGWPANRTRLAYVVLSVLSAAFPGALVYVILWIAMPDADA
- a CDS encoding DUF4126 domain-containing protein; the encoded protein is MPDTIVSIMIGAGLAAACGFRVFVPFLVLSIAARFGHVPLSSGFEWIASTPALVAFASATVLEVGAYYVPWLDNALDTLATPAAILAGVAVTAAVVTDLPPVVRWGVAIIAGAGMAGTVQSATVLTRLKSSVVTGGVANPAVSTGETAGSVTASVLAVLVPVIGFILITGLLVFLFSAARRMARARLDR
- a CDS encoding GNAT family N-acetyltransferase, whose protein sequence is MKKKKASAAGGKKKASPAFKLQPATAKDRVVWKAMRADMYAGLDDSFHDREIKLILASRDRKCLFVRAPNRDIVGFLEVSLRNLVDGCLGGPVGYIEGVYLVPEYRGLGLGGALTDAAAAWFASRGCRDMATDTEIDNEDAQKFWSELGFEETWRVVQYRKPIAAAPGKKSRPRR
- a CDS encoding methyltransferase domain-containing protein, with product MTQSNEYVLGTNDAELVRLGLQHRLWSREAFDLWERAGIGPGARVLDVGCGPGHATFDLAQLVTHAGRVVAVDESDRFIRYLTAQAEVRGVINVEASVQDVQGLQVPERSVDFAYARWLLCFTPRPDDVVAGVARALKPGGRFLVQDYTHWQALFLSPPGEAFHEVMRATDRAWRESGGDSEIGRRLPAMFERNGLRVESIRPLQRIARPDEPLWQWPTSFFSNWVPALVARGLLTPGVHEAFMKEWDVRSRDENAFFWTPSMLEIIGRRETGDPHAA
- a CDS encoding DEAD/DEAH box helicase; the encoded protein is MPFSGFKLHANLLRGVKELGFQRPTPIQADAIPPALEGRDVLACAMTGSGKTVAFLLPILNDLIEKPRGTTRALILTPTRELAAQILEDLNDLAVHTPITGATVYGGVGMGPQEHAFRSGADVIIATPGRLLDHFDYPYAKLRGLELIVLDEADRMLDMGFLPDIQRVLRHVPKPRQTLFFSATMPAPIGNLAQRMLKNPVEINLARQSAPAVGITQAVYPVAQELKAHLLLALLQRGDLEDALVFTRTKHRADRVADFLIKKGVSAERIHGNRSQNQRTQALAGFKSGRHQVLVATDIAARGIDVEELGHVINFDVPKMAEDYIHRVGRTARAEMTGDAFTFVSPQEEADLRRIERELGKRLPRVIVPDFDYTARPERKLELSNSERRAERSARPSSRRPSRGTGSGSGRGGSGSGSGSGSGSRKRKTPSRPSAPASGPSRSGGSRPPARSGRSKRRGRSW
- a CDS encoding YccF domain-containing protein; the protein is MSVFGNILWIFLGGGLLLFIEYIIGGVLLCLTIIGIPFGIQCFKLGMLALLPFGRRVEDGPAASGCLTVIMNVLWFLCGGVEVVLTHLLFGLLCAITIVGIPFAKQHGKLAALALTPFGHTIR
- a CDS encoding GIY-YIG nuclease family protein codes for the protein MPGPWFVYILRCSDRTLYTGVTNDTDKRVADHNAGRGARYTRARLPVRLVYVEQVEDRGAALRRENEIKRLRAADKRALVGREKRR